A window of the Verrucomicrobiia bacterium genome harbors these coding sequences:
- a CDS encoding protein-tyrosine-phosphatase: protein MSDVPLRILFVCGKNLRRSPTAEAVYRNDPRVEVRSAGVSEKSKHRVTEKDLAWAELVLVMERKHKARILEAFGGLENLPRIESLEIPDEFEFMEEELVELIRGGVEDFLSALNEQ from the coding sequence TTGAGTGATGTTCCTCTGAGGATCCTTTTTGTTTGTGGCAAGAACCTGCGGCGCAGTCCGACGGCGGAGGCGGTTTATCGCAATGATCCGCGGGTGGAGGTGCGGTCGGCGGGGGTGAGCGAGAAGAGCAAGCATCGCGTGACGGAGAAGGATCTGGCGTGGGCGGAATTGGTGCTGGTGATGGAGCGGAAGCATAAGGCGCGGATATTGGAGGCGTTCGGTGGATTGGAGAATTTGCCGAGGATCGAATCGCTAGAAATACCGGATGAGTTTGAGTTCATGGAGGAGGAATTGGTGGAGTTGATTCGGGGTGGAGTGGAGGATTTCTTGTCTGCTTTGAATGAGCAATGA
- a CDS encoding SDR family oxidoreductase, whose product MDLKLKNKVALVTGGARGIGEAIVRLLVMEGARVAIVDRNRESGEALAAQLQGAGANVLFVSADLTVEADCLKAVEQTVKTFGQLDIVVNNAGVNDGVSLEQAPAEFMQSLQLNLFHVYAITHHARVALRASKGVVINISSKVAVTGQGKTSGYAAAKGAVNALTREWAIAFAPDGVRVNCVVPAECLTPQYENWFNSLPDPAATKASVERLVPLGKRMTVPEEIAVAVVFLASPVSAHTTGQIHFVDGGYTHLDRAITGEHAKWG is encoded by the coding sequence ATGGACCTCAAGTTGAAGAATAAGGTGGCGCTGGTCACTGGTGGTGCGCGTGGGATTGGGGAAGCGATTGTACGCTTGTTGGTGATGGAAGGGGCGAGGGTGGCAATCGTGGATCGGAATCGGGAGTCGGGTGAGGCATTGGCTGCGCAGCTTCAAGGTGCAGGGGCGAATGTGTTGTTTGTTTCGGCAGATTTGACGGTAGAGGCGGATTGTCTAAAGGCGGTGGAGCAGACGGTGAAGACGTTTGGGCAACTCGACATCGTGGTGAATAATGCGGGGGTGAATGATGGGGTTTCTTTGGAGCAAGCACCGGCGGAGTTCATGCAGTCGCTGCAATTGAATCTCTTTCATGTGTACGCGATCACGCATCATGCGCGGGTGGCGTTGCGGGCGAGCAAGGGCGTGGTGATCAATATCAGCTCCAAGGTGGCGGTGACGGGACAGGGGAAGACGTCCGGTTATGCGGCGGCAAAGGGAGCGGTGAATGCGCTGACGCGGGAGTGGGCGATCGCGTTCGCACCGGATGGGGTGCGGGTGAATTGTGTGGTGCCCGCCGAATGTCTTACGCCGCAGTATGAGAACTGGTTCAACAGCCTGCCCGATCCGGCGGCGACGAAGGCGAGTGTGGAGCGGTTGGTGCCGTTGGGTAAACGCATGACGGTGCCGGAGGAAATCGCGGTGGCGGTGGTGTTTTTGGCATCGCCAGTGTCAGCGCATACGACGGGGCAGATCCATTTTGTGGATGGGGGATATACGCATCTAGATCGGGCGATAACGGGGGAGCATGCGAAGTGGGGGTAG
- a CDS encoding DUF6572 domain-containing protein, whose protein sequence is MSEITTIDQVSEEKGAVILSLQQFSSSEDREAMVVFQDKLNGYISAVKNEGLYEQFPDLKDKPVRIRLICSHELTPVVKAKLDRVNATLAEVSIGFEVVLIKVEAGGRDMLKERIISWVNCFRGKQ, encoded by the coding sequence ATGAGTGAGATCACGACAATTGATCAGGTTTCCGAAGAGAAAGGTGCTGTGATCTTATCCTTGCAGCAATTTTCTTCTTCGGAGGACCGAGAAGCAATGGTCGTTTTTCAAGACAAGCTGAATGGTTATATCAGCGCGGTAAAGAATGAAGGATTGTATGAACAGTTTCCTGACCTTAAGGATAAACCTGTCCGTATCCGTTTAATTTGCAGCCATGAACTCACGCCGGTCGTGAAAGCAAAACTCGATCGTGTGAATGCGACGCTAGCGGAGGTCTCTATTGGATTTGAAGTGGTTTTGATCAAGGTTGAAGCAGGCGGGCGTGATATGCTTAAAGAGCGTATCATCTCGTGGGTAAATTGTTTTAGAGGGAAGCAGTGA